One Brassica napus cultivar Da-Ae chromosome C4, Da-Ae, whole genome shotgun sequence genomic region harbors:
- the LOC106394477 gene encoding protein EARLY FLOWERING 4-like: protein MKRNGETKRRRNVAEDAGQGGEDPAMWENLDRNFRQVQSVLDRNRSLIQQVNDNHQSRMADNMSKNVALIQELNGNITKVVSMYSDLNTNFSSAFHGGKSGHEGGSSGTRAN from the coding sequence ATGAAGAGGAACGGCGAGACTAAGCGGCGGAGGAACGTGGCGGAAGATGCGGGGCAGGGAGGAGAGGATCCGGCGATGTGGGAGAATCTAGATCGGAATTTCAGACAAGTGCAATCGGTTTTGGACAGAAACAGATCACTGATCCAGCAGGTCAACGACAATCACCAGTCAAGAATGGCTGATAACATGTCCAAGAACGTTGCTTTGATCCAAGAACTCAATGGAAACATCACTAAGGTTGTCTCCATGTATTCTGACCTCAACACCAATTTCTCATCGGCGTTTCACGGTGGAAAGAGCGGACACGAGGGTGGTAGTTCCGGAACCAGAgctaattaa
- the LOC106391573 gene encoding clathrin light chain 2 gives MSVFDDSFVMVGDDASESVPVSASLDDSIDDVFAAPSSDYAAYSNGDDVFGSNGGGHDGPILPPPSEMESDEGNALREWRRQNANQLEEKEKREKEMRNQIIEEANQFKEDFHKKRELACENNKAANREKEKLYVETQEKFYAEASKNYWKAIAELVPKEVPTIEKRRGKKEQEDAKKATVSVIQGPKPGKPTDLARMRQILLKLKQNPPAHLKLTPQQPPAEAAAPPKNVPETKPTEAVAAA, from the exons ATGTCTGTCTTTGATGATTCGTTCGTTATGGTCGGAGATGATGCATCTGAGTCTGTTCCCGTCTCAGCCTCCTTAGACGACTCCATCGATGACGTGTTCGCGGCGCCGTCTTCTGACTACGCCGCTTACTCTAACGGAGACGACGTCTTCGGATCTAACGGTGGAGGACACGACGGTCCTATCTTGCCACCGCCGTCTGAAATGGAGTCTGATGAAGGAAATGCTCTCAGAGAATGGAGAAG ACAAAATGCAAATCAACttgaggagaaggagaagagagagaaggagatgcGGAACCAAATCATTGAAGAAGCAAACCAATTCAAAGAGGATTTTCACAAGAAGAGAGAGTTAGCTTGTGAGAACAACAAAGCAGCTAACAGGGAGAAAGAGAag CTTTACGTGGAGACACAAGAGAAGTTCTATGCGGAAGCGAGCAAGAACTACTGGAAGGCAATAGCGGAGCTAGTTCCTAAAGAGGTTCCAACTATAGAGAAAAGAAGAGGGAAGAAAGAGCAAGAGGACGCTAAGAAGGCAACAGTCTCTGTGATTCAAGGTCCAAAGCCTGGTAAGCCAACTGATCTGGCAAGAATGAGACAAATATTGTTGAAGCTCAAACAGAACCCACCTGCTCATTTGAAACTCACTCCTCAACAACCTCCAGCAGAGGCTGCTGCTCCTCCAAAGAATGTTCCTGAAACCAAACCCACCGAAGCGGTTGCTGCTGCTTAA
- the LOC106391576 gene encoding uncharacterized protein LOC106391576, with protein MGFSKEEISKSRRFWSSLWRGIKTVFVLFTMFVSFLLVSAPIFLAVADALLPSALLHRLSAPANLSSHLTNYDFRHSLIDIPLISIVRSAVILCVYGLCDGPKLSRGPYLMITMICSVSSLIYVSLKAAFVFGEPANGDGGGSYFKAAEVALFLCSSVLAIGHIVVAYRTSCRERRKLLVFKIDIEAVSACKNVYPRYQKILQQERLK; from the exons ATGGGTTTTAGCAAAGAAGAGATCAGCAAAAGCAGAAGGTTCTGGTCTTCTCTATGGAGAGGCATCAAAACTGTATTCGTTTTGTTCACAATGTTCGTCTCTTTTCTCCTCGTCTCTGCTCCGATCTTCCTCGCCGTAGCAGACGCTCTCCTCCCTTCCGCCCTCCTCCACCGCCTCTCTGCGCCGGCGAACCTCTCTTCTCATCTCACCAACTACGATTTCCGCCACTCCCTCATCGATATTCCACTGATCTCCATCGTTAGATCCGCCGTTATACTct GCGTTTACGGGCTTTGCGATGGACCCAAGTTATCAAGGGGTCCATATCTAATGATAACAATGATCTGCTCTGTTTCTTCTCTAATCTACGTCTCGTTAAAAGCTGCGTTCGTGTTCGGCGAGCCGGCGAACGGAGACGGCGGAGGTAGTTACTTCAAAGCGGCGGAAGTTGCTCTGTTTCTCTGCTCCTCTGTTTTAGCCATCGGTCATATAGTTGTGGCGTATAGAACAAGTtgtagagagagaagaaagcTTCTCGTCTTCAAGATCGACATCGAAGCT GTTTCAGCATGTAAAAACGTGTACCCGAGATATCAAAAGATCCTTCAACAAGAGAGACTCAAATAG
- the LOC106391817 gene encoding DNA replication complex GINS protein PSF3-like: protein MANKYYDIDDILTEEEFAPVLFHKPANRVTIDPSAETNYVEQGAKVELPFWLAHELHLRQAVSINLPASFDQKTRLEIQADAACVDLRSRCPYFYEFGCKLQPLVTDRTLGILLSTAFKIRYKERLTKVFTATHLTASKFLPFLTIEETNLYEAAHLSMTAFKKWRTGGPRFQRASILGRKRKES from the exons ATGGCCAACAAGTACTATGACATTGACGACATACTTACAGAGGAAGAG TTTGCTCCTGTGCTGTTCCATAAGCCAGCAAATCGAGTGACTATTGATCCAAGTGCTGAGACAAACTAT GTTGAGCAAGGTGCCAAAGTGGAGTTACCCTTTTGGCTTGCTCATGAGTTGCATTTGAGACAAGCTGTCTCCATTAACCTTCCTGCCTCTTTCGACCAAAA GACGAGGCTGGAAATACAGGCTGATGCAGCGTGTGTGGATCTTAGATCACGATGTCCTTACTTCTACGAGTTCGGTTGCAAGTTACAGCCTTT AGTTACAGATAGAACGCTCGGAATCTTGCTATCGACTGCGTTTAAGATCAGATACAAGGAGAGGCTGACAAAAGTTTTCACTGCAACTCATTTAACAGCTTCCAAGTTCTTGCCCTTCCTGACTATAGAAGAAACAAACT TGTACGAAGCTGCTCACTTGTCTATGACAGCCTTCAAGAAATGGAGAACGGGAGGTCCTCGTTTCCAGAGAGCTTCGATACTCGGAAGAAAACGCAAGGAATCTTAA